One genomic region from Rhodothermales bacterium encodes:
- the rplA gene encoding 50S ribosomal protein L1: MAKRGKRYTRLQKLVKEAGSAMTLGTAAQLLKSTASAKFDESIDIDVRLGVDPRHADQMVRGTVALPHGTGKNVRVLVLANEGKQAEARTAGANHVGLDDLIDKIQNENWFDFDVLIATPDVMGKVGRLGRVLGPRGLMPNPKSGTVTMDVGAAVQDVKAGKIDFRVDKTGILHSAIGKASFSSDQIRENAEAFLKEVLRLRPASAKGLYVKSITLSTTMGPGISLDRNEVVNAIR; this comes from the coding sequence ATGGCAAAGCGAGGAAAACGCTACACTCGGCTTCAGAAGCTCGTAAAGGAAGCCGGTTCGGCGATGACGCTGGGAACGGCCGCTCAACTACTGAAGTCGACGGCCAGCGCCAAGTTTGACGAATCGATCGATATCGATGTCCGCTTGGGCGTCGATCCCCGGCATGCGGATCAGATGGTGCGCGGCACCGTCGCGCTGCCGCACGGGACCGGTAAGAATGTGCGCGTGCTTGTGTTGGCCAACGAAGGTAAGCAGGCCGAAGCGCGCACCGCCGGCGCCAACCATGTCGGTCTGGACGATTTGATCGACAAGATTCAGAACGAAAACTGGTTCGATTTCGACGTGCTGATCGCCACGCCCGACGTGATGGGCAAGGTCGGGCGTCTCGGGCGTGTACTGGGTCCCCGCGGTTTGATGCCGAACCCGAAGAGCGGCACCGTCACAATGGATGTTGGAGCTGCCGTTCAGGACGTAAAAGCCGGTAAGATCGACTTCCGTGTCGACAAAACGGGCATTTTGCACTCCGCCATTGGCAAAGCTTCATTTTCCTCGGATCAGATCAGGGAGAACGCTGAAGCCTTCCTGAAGGAAGTGCTGCGCCTTCGCCCCGCTTCGGCCAAAGGCCTCTACGTGAAGTCGATTACGTTGTCGACGACGATGGGCCCGGGCATTTCGCTCGATCGAAACGAAGTAGTCAACGCTATCCGCTGA